In Salinisphaera sp. T31B1, the following are encoded in one genomic region:
- a CDS encoding DUF4387 domain-containing protein, which yields MALIRDIAKVCKSKNAGPFHLTIDVVFDDVDTFKRVADSDVLNAALFARLYDVAESDVLFTPYAPALAFKATIPRAVSAGDIGDTDVYGAQQHAPLLDIDIPI from the coding sequence ATGGCTTTGATTCGTGATATCGCCAAGGTCTGCAAAAGCAAGAATGCGGGACCGTTCCATCTCACGATCGATGTCGTGTTCGACGATGTCGATACCTTCAAGCGCGTCGCCGACAGCGACGTGCTCAACGCAGCGCTGTTCGCCAGGCTCTACGACGTTGCCGAGTCAGACGTGTTGTTTACGCCCTACGCACCTGCATTAGCGTTCAAGGCAACGATTCCTCGCGCGGTGAGCGCAGGCGATATCGGTGATACCGATGTCTATGGGGCGCAGCAGCATGCACCGTTGCTGGATATCGATATCCCGATTTGA
- a CDS encoding NAD-dependent succinate-semialdehyde dehydrogenase, producing the protein MFINGEWLTDRPTFAVTNPATGETIDTVPDCNDADIDAAIGAAHTAFAGWRATTAYDRARLLYRAWELMNQRKRELAELMTREQGKPLKASLAEVGYGADFLLWFAEEAKRVYGQMVPSARADQRFMVRRDPVGVVGAITPWNYPISMITRKLGPALAAGCTVVLKPAESTPLCARAMFEIFEEAGFPKGVVNLLTVSDPTATGRAFCSDRRVRKLTFTGSTAVGRKLNAEAALHLKRVSMELGGHAPALVFPDADPVYAAKGLSLVKFLNMGQACISPNRIYVHEDHAEAFLGELTRRVARLQVGNGMDEGIGIGPLINEAAIDKIEVQVQDAVAQGAQLHHGGERLREGTFAAGHFYAPTILSGVTPAMKIYREETFGPVAPVITYRDEDDLIALANDTEYGLAAYVYSDKLSTAMRAFEGLDFGIIGINDINPTSAAAPFGGMKDSGLGREGAQEGIAEYLETKTGGMIV; encoded by the coding sequence ATGTTCATCAACGGCGAATGGCTGACCGACCGGCCCACGTTCGCGGTCACCAATCCGGCGACCGGCGAAACCATCGATACGGTGCCCGACTGCAACGACGCGGATATCGACGCCGCGATCGGTGCGGCGCATACGGCGTTCGCCGGCTGGCGTGCGACCACGGCCTATGACCGCGCCCGACTGCTCTATCGTGCCTGGGAGCTGATGAACCAGCGCAAGCGCGAGCTGGCGGAATTGATGACCCGCGAGCAGGGCAAGCCGCTCAAGGCCTCGCTGGCCGAGGTGGGCTACGGCGCGGATTTCCTGCTCTGGTTCGCCGAGGAAGCCAAGCGCGTCTATGGCCAGATGGTGCCGTCGGCCCGTGCGGACCAGCGATTCATGGTGCGCCGCGACCCGGTGGGCGTGGTGGGCGCGATCACGCCCTGGAACTATCCGATCTCCATGATCACGCGCAAGCTCGGTCCGGCGCTGGCCGCCGGCTGTACGGTGGTGCTCAAGCCGGCCGAAAGCACGCCGTTGTGCGCCCGTGCCATGTTCGAGATCTTTGAGGAAGCCGGTTTTCCCAAGGGCGTGGTCAACCTGCTGACCGTGTCCGACCCGACGGCCACCGGCCGCGCCTTCTGCAGCGATCGGCGCGTGCGCAAGCTCACCTTCACCGGTTCGACCGCGGTCGGGCGCAAGCTCAACGCCGAGGCTGCACTCCATCTCAAGCGGGTGTCCATGGAACTGGGCGGCCACGCCCCGGCGCTGGTGTTTCCCGATGCCGATCCGGTGTATGCGGCCAAGGGGCTGTCGCTGGTCAAGTTCCTCAACATGGGCCAGGCCTGTATCAGCCCCAACCGGATCTATGTGCACGAAGACCACGCCGAGGCGTTTCTCGGCGAGCTCACCCGGCGGGTCGCCCGTCTGCAGGTCGGCAACGGCATGGACGAGGGCATCGGCATCGGCCCGCTGATCAACGAAGCCGCCATCGACAAGATCGAGGTCCAGGTCCAGGACGCCGTTGCCCAGGGCGCACAGCTGCACCACGGCGGCGAGCGCCTGCGTGAAGGGACCTTCGCGGCCGGGCATTTCTATGCGCCCACGATTCTGTCGGGCGTCACCCCCGCGATGAAGATCTATCGCGAAGAGACCTTCGGCCCGGTCGCGCCGGTGATCACGTATCGCGACGAGGACGACCTGATCGCGCTGGCCAACGATACCGAGTACGGCCTGGCGGCGTATGTCTACAGCGACAAACTCTCGACCGCCATGCGCGCGTTCGAGGGCCTGGACTTCGGCATCATCGGGATCAACGATATCAACCCGACGAGCGCGGCCGCGCCGTTCGGCGGCATGAAGGACAGCGGCCTCGGCCGCGAGGGCGCCCAAGAAGGCATCGCCGAATATCTGGAGACCAAGACGGGCGGCATGATCGTCTGA
- a CDS encoding MmgE/PrpD family protein — MTATIHTVAVEKTSGDLAREQQLAWKLAELATRAKDAPQDDEAVAMAKNRIIDNAAIALGAANERAVKVARSDAMSAKGTGKATVWGLTDTFGPVPAAFANAVAVRFLDNDDCYLAAEYSHPDDNISPIIAVGQHLGVSGADILRGIVVAYEVHVALVGTGDGTGICLHKHKVDHMTHIAAGTAAGISSMLGLDTEQTYHAINFAVHNAISSRQSRKGDIGAQKEFVPGFSAEISIKAVNHAMHGLKGPNPVYEGVDSIIRRFLNGRDDENAVYKVELAEPGVDALRNIMKTYPKQYAFEYQGQAIIDLALQLREQLPKKGDSVDLDQIEKIVLETSHHTHHVIGTDAQDPQKIDPDSPRGTLDHSIMFAIARCIQAGEFHKDRAYQTTQSEKDELRAIMARIETQFDQRWEDLYHDQDPNVQAYGGRMIISLADGKEVADEKTRANAHPGGDTPWQRPDYEAKLADYTKDLVSDGERARFIEAVDGMDSLSGDDLATINLVVDAGKLEAPDTNGIY, encoded by the coding sequence ATGACCGCTACGATCCACACCGTTGCCGTCGAGAAAACCAGCGGCGACCTCGCCCGCGAACAGCAACTCGCCTGGAAGCTGGCCGAACTGGCCACGCGCGCGAAAGACGCGCCGCAGGACGACGAAGCCGTGGCGATGGCCAAGAACCGCATCATCGACAACGCCGCGATCGCACTCGGCGCGGCCAACGAACGCGCGGTCAAGGTGGCACGCTCCGACGCCATGAGTGCCAAGGGCACCGGCAAGGCGACCGTCTGGGGGCTGACGGATACGTTCGGCCCGGTGCCGGCCGCCTTTGCCAACGCCGTGGCCGTACGTTTTCTGGATAACGACGACTGCTATCTGGCCGCCGAGTATTCGCACCCGGACGACAACATCTCGCCGATCATTGCCGTCGGCCAGCACCTGGGCGTATCTGGTGCCGACATCCTGCGCGGCATCGTGGTGGCCTATGAAGTGCACGTGGCGCTGGTGGGCACCGGCGACGGCACCGGCATCTGCCTGCACAAGCACAAGGTCGATCACATGACCCATATCGCCGCGGGCACGGCCGCCGGTATTTCGTCCATGCTGGGGCTCGACACCGAGCAGACCTACCACGCGATCAACTTCGCGGTGCACAACGCCATTTCCTCGCGCCAGTCGCGCAAGGGCGATATCGGCGCCCAGAAGGAATTCGTGCCGGGCTTTTCGGCCGAGATCTCCATCAAGGCTGTCAATCACGCCATGCACGGCCTCAAGGGCCCGAACCCGGTCTATGAAGGCGTGGATTCCATCATCCGCCGCTTCTTGAACGGTCGCGATGACGAAAATGCGGTCTACAAGGTCGAGCTGGCCGAGCCGGGCGTCGACGCGCTGCGCAACATCATGAAGACCTATCCGAAGCAGTACGCCTTTGAATACCAGGGGCAGGCCATCATCGACCTGGCGCTGCAACTGCGCGAGCAGCTGCCCAAGAAGGGCGACAGCGTGGACCTCGATCAGATCGAAAAGATCGTGCTGGAAACCAGCCATCACACCCACCACGTGATCGGCACCGACGCCCAGGACCCGCAGAAGATCGATCCGGATTCGCCGCGCGGCACGCTGGATCACAGCATCATGTTCGCCATCGCCCGTTGTATTCAGGCCGGTGAATTCCACAAGGATCGCGCCTACCAGACGACGCAGTCCGAGAAAGACGAGCTGCGCGCGATCATGGCGCGGATCGAAACCCAGTTCGACCAGCGCTGGGAAGACCTCTACCACGACCAGGACCCGAACGTGCAGGCCTACGGCGGCCGCATGATCATCAGCCTGGCCGACGGTAAGGAAGTCGCCGACGAAAAGACCCGTGCCAACGCCCACCCGGGCGGCGACACCCCCTGGCAGCGCCCCGACTACGAAGCCAAGCTCGCCGACTACACCAAGGACCTGGTGTCGGATGGCGAACGCGCCCGCTTCATCGAAGCGGTCGACGGCATGGACTCGCTCTCCGGCGACGACCTGGCCACGATCAACCTCGTCGTGGATGCCGGGAAGCTGGAAGCACCGGATACAAACGGTATCTACTAG
- a CDS encoding acyclic terpene utilization AtuA family protein produces the protein MIGVDGGSVDPGPYFLGAGKAFCSNLAMRRDLRLMLNAGVEAGIPVAVSTAGGAGGSPHVANIVDMVRQIAQEDGLHFKLAIIHSEQAQADVIEWVEAGRVNALGSRPPLTTDTVERATRIVGAMGPEPYMDALDAGADVIISGRSTDPAPWVAMVRRAGLPEAQAWYAGKMLECGAEPALPKKEDCLFVTVGADYVECEPTSQERRCTPLSVANFSLHENASPVHHFEPGGMLDTTECVFEAVSDRAVRITGMKWLPASQYTVKLEGVEQTGFRALAICGTRDPVLIDTIEPYLERSREIVAEKTAAFGVSPESYGLSFRVYGRNGVMGAREPVTEITSHELGFVIEVVASTQDEANAVVAIARTTLLHSDFPGRLCKEGNMAIPFSPSDIELGPHYRFSVYHIVDTDSPTAMFPIEYEQVGG, from the coding sequence ATGATCGGCGTCGACGGCGGCAGCGTCGATCCCGGCCCATACTTCCTAGGAGCCGGCAAGGCATTCTGCTCCAACCTGGCCATGCGCCGTGACCTGCGTCTCATGCTGAACGCCGGCGTTGAGGCGGGAATTCCGGTCGCCGTGTCGACTGCGGGAGGCGCCGGCGGTTCGCCGCACGTCGCGAATATCGTGGACATGGTTCGCCAGATCGCCCAGGAGGACGGGCTGCATTTCAAGCTTGCCATCATTCACTCGGAGCAGGCGCAAGCGGATGTCATCGAGTGGGTTGAAGCAGGGCGAGTCAACGCCCTGGGCAGCCGGCCACCGTTGACCACCGATACCGTGGAGCGGGCCACTCGTATCGTCGGTGCCATGGGGCCAGAGCCTTACATGGACGCCTTGGATGCCGGTGCCGATGTCATCATCTCGGGTCGGAGCACCGATCCCGCGCCGTGGGTCGCCATGGTCCGTCGGGCCGGCCTGCCGGAAGCCCAGGCATGGTATGCCGGCAAGATGCTGGAATGCGGCGCCGAGCCGGCACTGCCCAAGAAAGAGGATTGCCTGTTCGTCACCGTGGGCGCCGACTACGTCGAATGCGAGCCGACCAGCCAGGAGCGTCGCTGTACGCCGCTATCGGTCGCTAATTTCAGCCTCCACGAAAACGCGAGTCCGGTCCATCATTTCGAGCCGGGTGGCATGCTGGACACCACCGAATGTGTCTTCGAGGCCGTAAGCGATCGCGCCGTGCGGATCACCGGCATGAAATGGCTGCCGGCTTCGCAATACACCGTCAAACTTGAAGGCGTCGAACAGACCGGATTCAGAGCGCTGGCGATCTGCGGTACCCGAGACCCGGTGCTCATCGATACGATCGAGCCCTATCTGGAGCGTTCACGCGAAATCGTGGCCGAGAAGACCGCTGCCTTCGGTGTGTCACCCGAGAGTTATGGCTTGTCGTTCCGGGTCTATGGCCGCAACGGCGTGATGGGCGCCCGCGAACCCGTCACCGAGATTACGAGCCACGAGCTTGGTTTCGTGATCGAAGTCGTGGCCTCGACGCAGGACGAGGCGAATGCGGTTGTGGCCATCGCCCGCACCACACTGCTGCATTCCGATTTTCCGGGGCGTCTCTGCAAGGAGGGAAATATGGCTATTCCGTTCTCTCCCTCGGATATCGAGTTAGGCCCTCACTATCGGTTCAGCGTGTACCACATAGTGGACACCGACAGTCCGACCGCTATGTTTCCAATTGAATACGAGCAGGTGGGAGGCTAA
- a CDS encoding TRAP transporter small permease subunit → MATAHKFGSGKVATAVVRAIESVSVVGWFIFIVATLGQVVARYVFGSALSWADEIARLSLIWFTFLCALELAIVDEHIAIEVFKPDGVLGRFLAFVKYAAIGATGVMLAYGAWKLYPVVSISKMPATGIPSVYMYLAAAVAGGGFILIAVLRMAASVFDLFMARRRPISR, encoded by the coding sequence GTGGCTACTGCGCATAAATTCGGCTCCGGAAAGGTAGCCACCGCGGTCGTCCGCGCGATTGAGTCGGTGTCGGTGGTGGGGTGGTTCATCTTCATCGTGGCGACGCTCGGCCAGGTCGTGGCCCGATATGTGTTCGGATCCGCCTTGTCCTGGGCAGACGAAATTGCTCGCCTGTCGCTGATTTGGTTCACGTTCTTATGCGCACTCGAGTTGGCCATCGTGGACGAACACATCGCTATCGAGGTGTTCAAGCCTGACGGCGTGCTCGGCCGTTTCCTGGCATTCGTCAAGTACGCCGCGATCGGCGCCACGGGCGTGATGCTGGCCTACGGTGCGTGGAAGCTCTATCCGGTGGTTTCCATCTCGAAGATGCCGGCCACAGGTATTCCGTCGGTGTACATGTACCTCGCCGCCGCGGTGGCTGGGGGCGGTTTTATATTGATTGCCGTGTTGCGTATGGCAGCGAGCGTCTTCGATCTGTTCATGGCCCGGCGTCGGCCGATCTCGCGTTAG
- a CDS encoding TRAP transporter substrate-binding protein, giving the protein MKRLSIRWVRCGLLIAVSAAAVFSGNAAAKSLNLRLGHELPIDSPIHRALETFAENVNEASDGDISVKVYGGATIGSDRQLSEQVRLGAIDMAALGVNTQAPLGDDFSIDEVPYVWDSYAQMAAAYNGDLGEILGKKLTALGVRPIGYFPFGFRQLTNNVRPVEKPSDIKGLKLRVAEVPIRIDAFKALGARPVPIAFPELFTALQQGTVDGQENPLFIIKGSRFFEVQKYLTLTNHIASTYFLGMNSSRFKSLTQAQRDILLAQAAKIGPQVTAELESNRKEILAFLRDQGMQIVTDIDRDAMRAELKPVYRKYKKEFSPDVWAALKKYSSLGDD; this is encoded by the coding sequence ATGAAACGTCTTAGTATCCGATGGGTCCGTTGCGGACTGCTGATCGCCGTATCCGCGGCCGCCGTGTTCTCTGGCAACGCGGCTGCGAAGAGTCTGAATTTACGGCTGGGCCATGAGCTGCCTATCGACTCACCGATTCATCGGGCGTTGGAGACCTTCGCTGAAAACGTGAACGAAGCGTCGGACGGCGACATCAGCGTGAAGGTATATGGCGGCGCTACGATCGGCTCCGACCGACAGCTCAGCGAACAGGTTCGTCTCGGGGCGATCGACATGGCGGCGCTGGGTGTCAATACGCAGGCACCTCTTGGCGACGATTTTTCTATCGATGAGGTGCCATATGTCTGGGACAGCTATGCCCAGATGGCTGCGGCCTATAACGGCGACCTTGGAGAGATTCTCGGCAAGAAGTTGACCGCGCTTGGCGTGCGTCCTATCGGCTATTTCCCATTCGGCTTTCGTCAGCTCACCAATAACGTGCGGCCGGTCGAAAAGCCCTCGGATATCAAAGGGCTCAAGCTGCGTGTGGCTGAAGTGCCGATCCGTATCGATGCCTTCAAGGCGCTTGGCGCGCGTCCGGTACCCATCGCCTTTCCGGAGCTATTCACGGCCCTGCAGCAGGGTACGGTAGACGGCCAAGAAAACCCGCTGTTCATTATCAAAGGATCGCGCTTTTTCGAGGTGCAGAAGTATCTGACGCTCACGAACCATATTGCGTCGACTTATTTTCTCGGAATGAATTCGTCGCGGTTCAAATCGTTGACACAGGCGCAGCGCGACATTTTGCTTGCGCAGGCGGCGAAGATCGGTCCGCAGGTAACCGCGGAACTTGAGTCGAACCGAAAAGAAATTCTGGCGTTTTTGCGAGACCAAGGCATGCAGATCGTCACGGATATCGATCGCGATGCGATGCGCGCCGAACTCAAACCGGTGTATAGAAAATACAAAAAAGAGTTCTCGCCGGACGTATGGGCTGCATTGAAGAAATATTCGTCTCTCGGCGACGACTGA
- a CDS encoding GntR family transcriptional regulator encodes MEFDRPPSLSAVTAKAIADAIMTGQFAPGQRLREVEIASLLDISRAPLREALRELASDGLVEIRPNRGAFVADPSREEIAQMSVTRGLIEGAAARLVTHRAQPASLRRLEDLMTTLLSANEQNDRTNVFRSHWDFHRAVCEESGNASLLRAWSSASSLLRIYYRMQRTDAIVTSNRAFLKIIQEGRPSIAEAVFRGQIIRVAFQVVELEIPPEVAAYTSHYLDADGAVVEAR; translated from the coding sequence TTGGAATTCGACCGCCCTCCCTCTCTCAGCGCGGTCACGGCGAAGGCCATCGCGGACGCGATCATGACCGGCCAGTTCGCGCCGGGACAACGCCTACGCGAAGTGGAAATTGCGTCATTACTGGACATAAGCCGTGCCCCGTTGCGGGAGGCTCTACGCGAACTAGCCTCTGACGGCCTGGTTGAGATTCGTCCTAACCGCGGCGCGTTCGTGGCCGATCCGTCTCGGGAGGAGATCGCGCAGATGAGTGTCACGCGCGGGCTGATCGAAGGCGCGGCTGCGCGGCTAGTTACGCATCGCGCTCAGCCAGCATCGCTGCGTCGGCTCGAAGATCTCATGACCACGCTTCTGTCAGCGAACGAACAGAACGATCGTACGAACGTGTTCCGCTCCCATTGGGATTTCCATCGCGCCGTCTGCGAGGAGTCCGGCAATGCATCGCTTCTGCGTGCGTGGTCATCGGCGAGCAGTCTGTTGCGCATTTACTATCGAATGCAGCGCACCGACGCGATCGTGACAAGCAATCGCGCTTTTCTGAAAATTATCCAGGAGGGCCGGCCATCGATAGCCGAGGCGGTATTCCGTGGCCAGATTATCCGTGTGGCGTTTCAGGTCGTCGAACTCGAGATTCCGCCCGAAGTCGCGGCCTACACATCGCACTACCTGGACGCCGACGGAGCCGTGGTGGAGGCGCGCTAG
- a CDS encoding MBL fold metallo-hydrolase, protein MIKLGDTRLDVVWETDDHSFDAQQFFKHSTREDFARHEDWISPLHFDAHTNRIALSMHSWLVRTPRLTVLIDGCVGNDKQRPTRPAWHELNTPFLDRLAALGVKPADVDYVMCTHLHADHVGWNTCLVDGRWVPTFPNAKYVISRREHEIWQARFETNTADEPGHHLQSFIDSVLPIVEAGKALIVDDGYELDDLITIEAAPGHTEGHVAIWLHAGRESGVFTGDVIHHPIQIHHPDWSCMGCENPTDANRTRARILERCLSQGTLLLPGHFMAPHAGYVEHDTHGLSFRFVDGRTTRRDD, encoded by the coding sequence ATGATCAAGCTTGGAGATACGCGCTTAGATGTGGTCTGGGAAACCGATGACCACAGCTTCGATGCGCAACAATTCTTTAAACACTCGACACGCGAAGACTTCGCCAGACACGAGGACTGGATTTCGCCGCTGCATTTCGATGCGCACACCAATCGTATCGCGTTGAGCATGCATTCTTGGCTGGTTCGCACGCCGCGGCTGACAGTGTTGATCGACGGATGTGTCGGCAACGACAAGCAGCGCCCGACGCGGCCGGCCTGGCATGAGTTGAACACACCGTTTCTCGATCGCCTGGCAGCGCTGGGCGTCAAGCCCGCCGACGTGGACTACGTCATGTGTACCCATTTGCACGCCGATCATGTGGGCTGGAACACGTGTTTGGTGGATGGACGATGGGTGCCGACCTTCCCCAACGCGAAATACGTGATCAGCCGTCGGGAACACGAAATCTGGCAGGCACGCTTCGAGACGAATACGGCCGATGAACCCGGCCATCATTTGCAGAGTTTCATCGATAGTGTTTTACCGATCGTCGAGGCCGGCAAGGCGTTGATCGTCGATGATGGCTACGAACTGGATGATCTCATTACCATCGAAGCTGCGCCTGGTCACACGGAGGGGCATGTTGCCATCTGGCTGCACGCGGGCCGTGAATCCGGCGTATTCACCGGCGATGTGATCCACCATCCGATTCAGATTCACCACCCCGACTGGAGTTGCATGGGGTGTGAGAATCCGACCGATGCCAACCGTACGCGGGCGAGAATACTGGAACGTTGTCTGAGTCAGGGGACGCTACTACTGCCGGGCCATTTCATGGCCCCCCACGCCGGATATGTCGAGCACGATACTCACGGTCTGTCGTTCCGTTTCGTGGATGGGCGAACCACGCGCAGAGACGACTAG
- a CDS encoding TRAP transporter large permease has translation MSTAILLMLAVLLALILAGVPIAFAQACAVLLYVTLSGYPPIPILAQQTVAGIDSFVLLALPLFIWCGVLMERSGASEGLMRLVLYLIGRLPGGSAIASVVATTFFGALTGSAVASTAAIGQIMEPQLVRQGYRPGFVASLQAASGSLGAVMPPSIALVTYGAIAGASIKSLFAGAVVPGLLIAAMLCAYAYVVSRRRGYGLAKAELAQISLGEASKAALPALVMPLIILGGIFGGVFTATEASAVGAIYVLLIGVFYYRGLDLRGVVSTLVASGRSTASIMLIIATSSPLAWILSAEQVPQHFTTLVLSVSDNPILVMLMINVLLLVLGTFMETIAIIVILTPVLLPVVTTAGVDPVVFGVLMIVNLSLGAITPPLGVCAFVAAKIIAIDVRAMWPELIHVVLLMTLGLLLIILFPGLVSWVY, from the coding sequence ATGTCGACTGCCATTCTATTGATGCTCGCGGTGCTGCTGGCGCTGATTCTGGCCGGCGTCCCGATCGCGTTTGCACAGGCGTGCGCGGTATTGCTCTACGTCACGCTCAGCGGATACCCGCCGATTCCGATTCTTGCCCAGCAGACCGTGGCCGGTATCGATTCATTCGTGCTGCTGGCGTTGCCACTTTTCATCTGGTGCGGCGTGCTGATGGAGCGTAGCGGCGCCAGCGAAGGCTTGATGCGGCTGGTTCTGTATCTGATCGGGCGCCTGCCGGGCGGTTCGGCGATCGCGAGCGTTGTTGCCACGACGTTTTTTGGCGCCTTGACAGGTTCTGCGGTCGCCTCGACTGCGGCGATCGGTCAGATCATGGAACCGCAGTTGGTCCGCCAAGGGTATCGTCCGGGCTTTGTTGCGTCGCTTCAGGCAGCATCTGGATCGCTCGGGGCGGTCATGCCGCCAAGCATTGCGCTCGTGACCTACGGCGCGATTGCCGGCGCGTCGATCAAGTCGCTATTTGCCGGCGCCGTGGTGCCGGGGTTGCTCATAGCGGCGATGCTGTGTGCCTATGCGTACGTCGTAAGCCGCCGGCGGGGCTATGGGCTTGCAAAAGCCGAGCTGGCTCAGATCAGCTTAGGCGAGGCGAGCAAGGCCGCATTGCCCGCGTTGGTCATGCCGTTGATCATCCTTGGCGGCATATTCGGCGGCGTGTTCACTGCCACGGAAGCTTCGGCAGTTGGCGCGATCTACGTACTGCTCATCGGCGTGTTCTATTATCGTGGCCTGGATTTACGCGGCGTCGTGTCGACGTTGGTCGCGTCCGGCCGATCGACGGCATCGATCATGTTGATCATTGCCACCTCTTCGCCGCTCGCCTGGATTCTGTCAGCCGAACAGGTCCCGCAGCATTTCACCACGCTCGTGCTGTCGGTATCGGACAATCCGATACTCGTCATGCTGATGATCAACGTACTGTTGCTCGTACTCGGCACGTTCATGGAGACGATCGCGATCATCGTCATTCTCACGCCGGTGCTGCTGCCCGTGGTGACGACCGCTGGCGTCGACCCGGTGGTATTCGGTGTGTTGATGATCGTGAATCTATCGCTCGGCGCGATCACGCCTCCGTTGGGGGTCTGTGCGTTCGTGGCCGCAAAGATCATCGCTATCGACGTCCGTGCCATGTGGCCCGAGCTCATCCACGTCGTTTTGTTGATGACGCTCGGACTGCTACTCATCATTCTCTTCCCGGGCCTGGTGTCCTGGGTCTATTGA